The following coding sequences lie in one Corynebacterium humireducens NBRC 106098 = DSM 45392 genomic window:
- a CDS encoding transglutaminase domain-containing protein, with product MHLDAELLSPTTVIDSDHPDIVALARTLTGATPPQTVRNVFEYVRDRITHPADTGGTGVAVSASETLQAGEGICHAQAALLAALYRAAGIPAGLRHQQVDTETGQTVLHGIATVWAPDISETGGFLLVDPRYPESDPRHSGHDWQTRALQPPFERNLPTVHTDMPPAVVTALREATDAQSLLRGGLPATLD from the coding sequence ATGCATCTTGACGCCGAACTCCTCTCCCCCACCACGGTCATCGACTCCGACCACCCCGACATCGTCGCCCTCGCGCGGACGCTGACGGGCGCCACCCCGCCGCAGACGGTGCGTAACGTCTTCGAGTACGTGCGCGACCGCATCACCCACCCGGCGGACACCGGCGGCACCGGGGTCGCCGTCAGCGCCTCCGAGACGCTGCAGGCCGGCGAGGGCATCTGCCACGCCCAGGCCGCCCTGCTCGCCGCCCTCTACCGGGCGGCCGGCATCCCCGCGGGCCTGCGTCACCAGCAGGTGGACACCGAGACGGGGCAGACGGTGCTGCACGGCATCGCCACGGTGTGGGCCCCCGACATCTCCGAGACCGGCGGCTTCCTCCTCGTCGACCCCCGCTACCCGGAGAGCGACCCGCGCCACTCCGGCCACGACTGGCAGACCCGGGCCCTGCAGCCGCCCTTCGAGCGGAACCTGCCGACGGTCCACACCGACATGCCGCCGGCGGTGGTCACCGCCCTGCGGGAGGCCACTGACGCGCAGTCACTGCTGCGCGGGGGCCTGCCGGCCACCCTCGACTGA
- the hisS gene encoding histidine--tRNA ligase: MTEKKQKFAALSAPKGVPDYVPPVSPVFLKVRDTFIHQAHLAGFQHIELPVFEDTTLFARGVGESTDVVSKEMYTFADRGGRSVTLRPEGTAGVVRAVIEHNLDRGQLPVKLNYAGPFFRYERPQAGRYRQLQQVGVEAIGVDDPALDAEVVALADRCYRSLGLRDFRLELTSLGDSTCRPEYREKLQQFLLGLPLDEETRARAEINPLRVLDDKRPEVQEMTADAPLMLDHLSVEAQEHFETVTGLLDDMSVPYVINPRMVRGLDYYTKTCFEFVHDGLGAQSGIGGGGRYDGLMAQLGGQDLSGIGYGLGVDRTVLALEAEGVTLDGVERRVDVYGVALGAAAKKAMALLINELRAAGLSADMAYGDRGLKGAMKGADRAGARVALVLGDRELEEGTVAVKDLAAHTQEDVALDAVVGQLRAALS; the protein is encoded by the coding sequence GTGACCGAGAAGAAGCAGAAGTTTGCCGCCCTGTCCGCACCCAAGGGTGTGCCGGACTACGTCCCGCCGGTGTCCCCGGTGTTCCTGAAGGTGCGCGACACCTTCATCCACCAGGCGCATCTCGCCGGGTTCCAGCACATCGAGCTCCCCGTCTTCGAGGACACCACCCTGTTCGCCCGCGGCGTCGGTGAGTCCACCGACGTGGTGAGCAAGGAGATGTACACCTTCGCGGACCGGGGCGGCCGTTCCGTCACCCTCCGCCCGGAGGGTACCGCCGGAGTCGTGCGCGCCGTCATCGAGCACAACCTCGACCGCGGCCAGCTGCCCGTCAAGCTCAACTACGCCGGCCCCTTCTTCCGCTACGAGCGTCCGCAGGCCGGCCGTTACCGCCAGCTGCAGCAGGTCGGCGTCGAGGCCATCGGTGTCGACGACCCGGCCCTCGACGCCGAGGTCGTCGCCCTGGCCGACCGTTGCTACCGTTCCCTGGGGCTGCGGGACTTCCGTCTGGAGCTCACCAGCCTCGGCGACAGCACCTGCCGCCCGGAGTACCGGGAGAAGCTGCAGCAGTTCCTCCTCGGCCTGCCGCTCGACGAGGAGACCCGCGCCCGCGCGGAGATCAACCCGCTGCGCGTCCTCGACGACAAGCGCCCCGAGGTCCAGGAGATGACCGCCGACGCGCCGCTCATGCTCGACCACCTCTCCGTCGAGGCGCAGGAGCACTTCGAGACCGTCACCGGGCTTCTCGACGACATGTCCGTCCCCTACGTCATCAACCCGCGCATGGTCCGTGGTCTCGACTACTACACCAAGACCTGCTTCGAGTTCGTCCACGACGGACTCGGCGCCCAGTCGGGCATCGGTGGCGGCGGGCGTTACGACGGCCTCATGGCCCAGCTCGGCGGCCAGGACCTCTCCGGCATCGGCTACGGCCTCGGCGTCGACCGCACCGTCCTGGCCCTCGAGGCGGAGGGCGTGACTCTCGACGGGGTGGAGCGTCGCGTCGACGTGTACGGCGTGGCCCTCGGAGCCGCCGCCAAGAAGGCGATGGCGCTGCTCATCAACGAGCTGCGGGCCGCCGGCCTCTCCGCCGACATGGCCTACGGCGACCGGGGTCTCAAGGGCGCGATGAAGGGTGCCGACCGCGCCGGTGCCCGCGTGGCTCTGGTCCTCGGCGACCGGGAGCTCGAGGAGGGCACCGTCGCCGTCAAGGACCTGGCGGCCCACACGCAGGAGGACGTGGCGCTCGACGCGGTCGTCGGGCAGCTGCGCGCCGCCCTGTCCTGA
- a CDS encoding MBL fold metallo-hydrolase has protein sequence MQLHGFTAGPYQTNTFVVVNDGKAGVIDPGMHAARQVIALLEETGAELSEIVCTHGHIDHVREAGDLAKRYGVPVHLHPADQFMLHEEGILPQSRVLFEVKKMVPIEDLRDLHDGDTVTLAGVELRVVHAPGHSPGSVLLVHEDFCFTGDVLFKGSIGRTDFDSSSPADMDATLRGPVWDLPDSLQLFPGHGDITTMRAERQTNPFLRMLGR, from the coding sequence ATGCAGCTCCACGGATTCACCGCCGGCCCGTACCAGACCAACACCTTCGTCGTCGTCAACGACGGGAAGGCGGGTGTCATCGACCCCGGCATGCACGCCGCCCGGCAGGTCATCGCCCTGCTCGAGGAGACCGGCGCCGAACTCAGTGAGATCGTGTGCACCCACGGCCACATCGACCACGTCCGCGAGGCCGGTGACCTGGCGAAGCGTTACGGCGTGCCCGTCCACCTCCACCCCGCGGACCAGTTCATGCTCCACGAGGAGGGCATCCTCCCGCAGTCGCGCGTCCTCTTCGAGGTGAAGAAGATGGTGCCCATCGAGGACCTGCGCGACCTGCACGACGGGGACACCGTCACCCTGGCGGGCGTGGAGCTGCGGGTGGTCCACGCCCCGGGCCATTCGCCGGGTTCCGTCCTGCTCGTCCACGAGGACTTCTGCTTCACCGGCGACGTCCTGTTCAAGGGTTCCATCGGCCGTACCGACTTCGACTCGTCCTCGCCCGCGGACATGGACGCCACCCTCCGCGGACCGGTGTGGGACCTGCCGGACAGCCTCCAGCTGTTCCCCGGCCACGGCGACATCACCACCATGCGCGCCGAGCGGCAGACCAACCCGTTCCTGCGCATGCTGGGTCGCTAG
- the tpx gene encoding thiol peroxidase produces MANVTFKNESTTTAGELPAVGDQLPDFTLVGTDLGELTPADFAGKRVVLNIFPSLDTGVCAKSVREFNERATSLDNTVVLGVSQDLPFAHGRFCSAEGIENVTTGSAFRSSFGEDYGLTLQGSPLQGLLARAVIVADENGKVVYTQLVDEITDEPDYDAAVNALS; encoded by the coding sequence ATGGCAAACGTAACCTTCAAGAACGAATCCACCACCACCGCAGGCGAGCTGCCGGCCGTCGGCGACCAGCTGCCGGACTTCACCCTCGTCGGCACCGACCTCGGTGAGCTGACCCCGGCCGACTTCGCGGGCAAGCGCGTCGTCCTCAACATCTTCCCGTCCCTGGACACCGGCGTCTGCGCCAAGTCCGTCCGCGAGTTCAACGAGCGCGCCACCTCCCTGGACAACACCGTCGTCCTCGGCGTCTCCCAGGACCTGCCCTTCGCCCACGGCCGTTTCTGCTCCGCCGAGGGCATCGAGAACGTCACCACCGGCTCCGCCTTCCGTTCCTCCTTCGGTGAGGATTACGGCCTGACCCTGCAGGGCTCCCCGCTGCAGGGCCTGCTGGCCCGCGCCGTCATCGTCGCGGACGAGAACGGCAAGGTCGTCTACACCCAGCTCGTCGACGAGATCACCGACGAGCCGGACTACGACGCCGCGGTCAACGCCCTCTCCTAG